The following are encoded in a window of Qingrenia yutianensis genomic DNA:
- the thrC gene encoding threonine synthase encodes MKYISTRSDKYKVDSAEAIKTGIAPDGGLFVPEEIPQVALGEIEGFASLSYAELAKKILSLYLTDYTDEELSDCVAGAYTSAKFESDEIAPLHKLDGKASVLELWHGPTCAFKDMALQILPHFLVKAIKKTGEDRDVIILVATSGDTGKAALEGFKDVKNTKIQVFYPVCGVSKIQKLQMATQDGSNVSVISVDGNFDDAQTGVKKIFGNEEYINEASDLGYVFSSANSINWGRLVPQIVYYFYAYSRLVKTGEIKCGDKINIVVPTGNFGNILAAYYAKEMGLCVDKLICASNQNNVLTDFIKTGVYDKNRKFETTISPSMDILISSNLERLLFHMSGKNFRLVKEYMTSLSENGKYSVDKDIFDKISSVFRAGYCDDEETKATIKSTFEKYNYTIDTHTAVAKNVYDKYTKETGDTTKTVIASTANPYKFNKAVLEAISDGELPEGEFELIDLLHQISGLDVPKSLAGLKSKFIRFNTTCAKDNLWSETKKFLTK; translated from the coding sequence ATGAAATACATCAGCACCCGAAGCGATAAATATAAAGTTGACAGTGCGGAGGCTATCAAAACGGGAATAGCGCCCGACGGCGGTTTGTTTGTTCCCGAAGAAATTCCGCAGGTTGCGCTCGGCGAAATTGAGGGTTTTGCCTCTCTTTCATATGCAGAGCTTGCGAAAAAAATCCTCTCGCTCTATCTTACCGACTACACCGATGAGGAGCTTTCCGACTGCGTTGCCGGCGCGTATACAAGCGCAAAATTCGAGTCGGATGAAATCGCGCCCCTTCACAAGCTGGACGGTAAAGCGTCTGTTTTGGAGCTGTGGCATGGTCCTACCTGCGCGTTTAAAGATATGGCGCTTCAAATTCTCCCCCATTTTTTGGTTAAAGCAATCAAAAAAACGGGCGAGGACAGAGACGTTATCATTCTTGTTGCAACGTCGGGCGACACGGGAAAAGCCGCTTTGGAGGGCTTTAAAGACGTTAAAAACACAAAAATTCAGGTGTTCTACCCCGTTTGCGGTGTTTCAAAAATTCAGAAACTGCAAATGGCAACACAGGACGGCTCAAATGTCAGCGTAATTTCGGTTGACGGCAACTTTGACGACGCACAGACAGGCGTTAAAAAGATTTTCGGCAACGAGGAATATATAAACGAGGCGTCGGATTTGGGCTATGTTTTCTCCAGCGCAAACTCCATAAACTGGGGCAGACTCGTTCCACAGATTGTTTACTATTTCTACGCATATTCGCGCCTTGTGAAAACGGGCGAAATAAAGTGCGGAGATAAAATAAATATCGTCGTTCCCACGGGCAATTTCGGCAACATTTTAGCGGCGTACTACGCTAAAGAAATGGGACTTTGCGTTGACAAGCTTATCTGCGCGTCAAACCAAAACAACGTCCTCACCGACTTTATAAAAACGGGCGTTTACGACAAAAACCGCAAGTTTGAAACCACAATTTCGCCGTCTATGGACATTCTTATTTCCAGCAACCTTGAAAGACTTTTGTTCCATATGTCGGGCAAAAATTTCAGGCTCGTGAAAGAATATATGACGTCGCTTTCGGAAAACGGCAAATACAGCGTTGATAAAGATATTTTCGATAAAATTTCAAGCGTTTTCCGTGCAGGATACTGTGACGACGAAGAAACAAAAGCCACAATCAAATCGACGTTTGAAAAATATAACTACACAATCGACACGCATACCGCGGTTGCGAAAAACGTGTACGACAAATACACAAAAGAAACCGGCGACACTACCAAAACCGTTATCGCGTCCACCGCAAACCCGTATAAATTCAACAAAGCGGTGCTTGAGGCAATTTCAGACGGCGAGCTTCCCGAGGGCGAATTTGAACTTATTGACCTTCTGCACCAAATCAGCGGTCTTGATGTTCCCAAATCGCTTGCCGGATTAAAGAGCAAATTTATCCGCTTTAACACCACCTGTGCGAAGGACAATTTGTGGAGCGAAACCAAAAAATTCTTGACAAAATAG
- the aroA gene encoding 3-phosphoshikimate 1-carboxyvinyltransferase, producing MEKLILSGKKDFKKRISAPPSKSYSHRMILSAALSDGISRIDNLLYSKDVTATLDFAEKCGASVFRGENFAEIKGGKSPETADIFCSESASTLRFVIPILAAKNIKAHITGAGRLMHRPLDVYTEIFDKKGILYDYKTGEYFDVKSKLPSGIYDVRGDVSSQFVTGLLYALALTHGDSEINITTPLLSKPYIGITLDVLKMSGIEIENDNYKTFKIKKNQKFMPINVSVPGDFSQCCPFVAAGLFGGKVEMLNLDIKSLQGDKKIIEYCKELGGKITVYESKITAEKSCLKSGKTFDVSDCPDIAPVFAVICAHADGETVLTGTNRLKIKECDREQAIVTTLNKLGAKCVSGDNFIKINGVKTFNGGEFDSFNDHRTAMALCAASLCTDGKITVSNPMCIEKSYPNFYDDYKDFTYQTRC from the coding sequence ATGGAAAAATTGATTTTATCAGGCAAAAAAGACTTTAAAAAGCGGATTTCCGCGCCCCCGTCGAAGTCGTATTCGCACAGAATGATACTTTCCGCGGCACTGTCCGACGGAATTTCGCGCATAGACAATCTGCTCTATTCAAAAGACGTCACCGCTACGCTCGATTTTGCCGAAAAGTGCGGTGCGTCGGTTTTCCGCGGTGAAAATTTCGCCGAAATAAAGGGCGGAAAATCGCCCGAAACCGCCGATATTTTCTGCAGCGAATCCGCGTCAACGCTCCGTTTTGTCATTCCCATTCTGGCGGCGAAAAACATAAAAGCGCACATCACGGGTGCAGGACGGCTTATGCACCGTCCGCTTGACGTTTACACCGAAATTTTTGACAAAAAAGGCATTTTGTACGACTACAAAACCGGCGAATATTTCGATGTTAAATCAAAACTTCCGAGCGGAATTTACGACGTACGGGGCGACGTTTCGTCGCAGTTTGTGACGGGCCTTTTGTATGCGCTCGCGCTCACTCACGGCGACTCGGAAATTAACATCACAACTCCGCTTTTGTCAAAACCGTATATCGGCATCACGCTGGACGTTTTGAAAATGAGCGGTATTGAAATTGAAAACGACAATTACAAAACATTTAAAATAAAGAAAAATCAAAAATTTATGCCAATAAACGTGTCCGTCCCCGGCGACTTTTCGCAGTGCTGTCCGTTCGTTGCGGCAGGGCTTTTCGGCGGTAAGGTTGAAATGCTCAATCTCGACATAAAGTCGCTCCAGGGCGACAAAAAAATTATCGAATACTGCAAAGAGCTCGGCGGAAAAATCACCGTTTACGAAAGCAAAATCACGGCGGAAAAGTCGTGCCTTAAATCGGGCAAAACGTTCGACGTTTCGGACTGTCCCGACATCGCTCCCGTTTTTGCGGTGATATGCGCGCACGCCGATGGCGAAACGGTTTTAACAGGCACAAACCGTTTAAAAATCAAGGAATGTGACCGCGAACAGGCGATTGTCACAACGCTTAACAAGCTCGGCGCGAAATGCGTTTCGGGCGATAATTTCATAAAAATAAACGGTGTAAAAACCTTTAACGGCGGTGAATTTGACTCGTTCAACGACCACCGCACGGCAATGGCGCTCTGCGCCGCGTCGCTTTGCACGGACGGGAAAATCACCGTTTCAAACCCTATGTGCATTGAAAAATCGTACCCCAATTTTTATGACGACTACAAAGATTTTACCTATCAGACGAGGTGTTAA
- the aroB gene encoding 3-dehydroquinate synthase, producing MVINVKASTRNYDILIEDGIFGKTGEIIKNFANGTKVFFVIDQNVFDIFGENLKKMLEKNGIEFLYFVLPSGEKSKCGKMLFKIYSCLAENKISRKDTVVALGGGVCGDLTGFAAATFLRGVRLIQIPTTLLAQVDSSVGGKVAIDLPEGKNLAGCFYPPHLVVIDPFMLKTLPESVFNCGMAEVIKYGAIYDKVLFDTLCDRENLSANLEKVIARCVDIKRIIVENDEFDTGERMLLNFGHTYGHVVEKYFNYEKYSHGEAVAIGMAHITKISEENGICEKGTYDALKNLLEKYSLMFDEPEIPRESAEETLLLDKKSGTDYINYVVLEKIGKAKILKLNKKENFLWKN from the coding sequence ATAGTGATTAACGTTAAGGCAAGCACGCGAAATTATGACATATTGATTGAGGACGGAATTTTCGGAAAAACAGGCGAAATCATCAAAAATTTTGCAAACGGCACAAAGGTGTTTTTTGTAATCGACCAAAACGTTTTTGACATTTTCGGCGAAAATTTAAAGAAAATGCTCGAAAAAAACGGCATTGAATTTTTATATTTCGTTTTGCCGTCGGGCGAAAAATCCAAATGCGGAAAAATGCTTTTTAAAATTTATTCCTGCCTTGCCGAAAACAAAATTTCGCGCAAAGATACCGTTGTTGCGCTCGGCGGCGGTGTTTGCGGAGATTTAACGGGTTTTGCCGCGGCGACGTTTCTGCGCGGTGTGCGCCTTATTCAAATCCCAACAACTCTGCTCGCACAGGTTGACAGCTCGGTGGGCGGAAAGGTTGCAATCGACCTTCCCGAGGGCAAAAATCTTGCCGGCTGTTTCTATCCGCCCCACCTTGTCGTTATCGACCCGTTTATGCTCAAAACCCTCCCCGAAAGCGTGTTCAACTGCGGTATGGCGGAGGTTATAAAGTACGGCGCAATCTACGACAAGGTGCTTTTCGACACCCTTTGCGACAGGGAAAATTTGAGCGCAAATCTTGAAAAAGTCATTGCACGGTGCGTGGATATTAAGCGAATTATCGTGGAAAATGACGAGTTTGACACGGGCGAGCGAATGTTGTTGAATTTCGGTCACACCTACGGTCACGTGGTTGAAAAATATTTCAACTACGAAAAATACAGCCACGGCGAGGCGGTGGCAATCGGTATGGCGCATATTACAAAAATTTCGGAGGAAAACGGAATTTGCGAAAAAGGCACATACGATGCGCTCAAAAATCTTCTCGAAAAATACTCGCTTATGTTTGACGAACCCGAAATTCCGCGCGAAAGCGCCGAAGAAACGCTTCTTTTGGACAAAAAAAGCGGAACCGATTATATAAATTACGTTGTTTTGGAAAAAATAGGAAAAGCAAAAATTTTAAAGCTTAATAAAAAGGAAAATTTCTTATGGAAAAATTGA
- a CDS encoding shikimate dehydrogenase family protein, with the protein MKYALIGEKLGHSLSKILHEKYFEIKGSNSTYDLIEIKKENFDLEFKKLLAKGYDGINVTIPYKKDVIPYLDYLSPEAEKIGAVNTIKPENGRLCGYNTDFFGIIKTFERYKIEIENKDVVILGTGGASAAVKAACLHLNAKSVVFVSRKRKIHDGILTKTYDDIISGDVLINATPVGMYPDIDACPIEKVNFSAVFDLIYNPEKTLLLRRAAAEGKKAVNGLYMLVSQGIYAQSIWQKIPFEKEINEKVFDEVKKL; encoded by the coding sequence GTGAAATACGCATTGATAGGCGAAAAACTCGGACATTCACTTTCTAAAATTCTGCACGAAAAATATTTTGAAATAAAGGGCAGTAATTCAACCTACGATTTAATCGAAATCAAAAAAGAAAATTTCGATTTGGAGTTTAAAAAGCTTCTCGCGAAAGGTTATGACGGAATTAACGTCACAATTCCGTACAAAAAGGACGTTATCCCCTACCTCGACTATCTTTCGCCCGAGGCGGAAAAAATCGGCGCGGTGAACACAATCAAGCCCGAAAACGGCAGACTTTGCGGATACAACACCGATTTTTTCGGCATTATAAAAACCTTTGAACGGTATAAAATTGAAATTGAAAACAAGGACGTTGTAATTCTCGGCACGGGCGGTGCAAGCGCGGCGGTAAAAGCGGCGTGTCTGCATCTTAATGCAAAGTCGGTGGTTTTCGTGTCGCGCAAACGCAAAATCCACGACGGAATTTTGACCAAAACCTATGACGACATCATTTCGGGCGACGTGCTGATTAACGCAACTCCCGTGGGAATGTATCCGGACATTGACGCCTGCCCGATTGAAAAAGTCAACTTTTCGGCGGTGTTCGACCTTATCTACAATCCCGAAAAAACGCTTCTTCTGCGCCGTGCGGCGGCCGAGGGCAAAAAGGCGGTAAACGGGCTTTATATGCTGGTTTCGCAAGGTATTTACGCGCAGAGCATCTGGCAAAAAATACCGTTTGAAAAAGAGATAAACGAAAAAGTTTTTGACGAGGTGAAAAAATTATGA
- the pgsA gene encoding CDP-diacylglycerol--glycerol-3-phosphate 3-phosphatidyltransferase, with product MNLPNKITLVRIFLIPLFIAVLMTRGLSCCDIAAAVIFAVAALTDGIDGYLARKNNQVTDLGKFLDPIADKLLIASALICLVELQRIPAYMAIIIIAREFIVTGLRIVAISNGVVMAAEMTGKIKTVIQIFATIIALLFPTVSVGSFTLGWIVMLIAALFTIYSGYVYLSKNWDMVINSK from the coding sequence TTGAACTTGCCAAACAAAATTACACTTGTGAGAATATTTTTAATTCCGCTTTTCATAGCGGTGCTTATGACGCGCGGTTTAAGCTGCTGCGACATTGCCGCGGCGGTGATTTTTGCGGTTGCGGCGCTCACCGACGGTATTGACGGCTACCTTGCGCGCAAAAACAATCAGGTGACCGACCTCGGCAAATTTTTAGACCCCATTGCGGACAAACTTCTCATTGCGTCGGCGCTCATCTGCCTTGTTGAATTGCAGAGAATTCCCGCGTATATGGCAATAATCATCATCGCGCGCGAGTTTATCGTGACGGGACTGCGAATTGTGGCAATATCAAACGGCGTTGTTATGGCTGCGGAAATGACGGGCAAAATCAAAACAGTAATTCAGATTTTCGCGACAATAATTGCGCTTCTTTTCCCGACCGTTTCTGTCGGCAGCTTTACGCTCGGCTGGATTGTTATGCTCATAGCCGCGCTTTTCACCATATATTCGGGCTATGTTTACCTCTCGAAAAACTGGGATATGGTGATAAATTCCAAGTAA
- a CDS encoding 2-isopropylmalate synthase, whose amino-acid sequence MTETVKIFDTTLRDGEQSPGCTMNLKEKLQVARQLEKLNADIIEAGFAASSKGDFTSIEEISKIVTNATVAGLSRLVENDIDLSFDALKNAQNPRLHLFIATSPIHMQYKLKMSPDEVLSSIENSVKYAKTKFSDIEFSAEDATRSEFDFLIRALNTAIKAGATTINIPDTVGYSTPLEFSAFISKILENIVSPEKITLSVHCHNDLGLATANSLAAVKSGARQVECTINGIGERAGNAAMEEIVMALNVRNNFYNAKTGINTQFIVPSSRTVSAVTGSVVQPNKAIVGKNAFLHEAGIHQHGVMENKATYEIMTPEEVGYKEQQLILGKHSGRHAFENWLAENNHVVTKEEEKELFKKFKQLCDKKKTITERDLEALVQNKISVGEEKYKLKRFVINVGNTITSTAVLTVSAGGKDVEDVAIGDGPVDASFKAIEKIAGVTPELDDYNIRSITQGVDSLGEALVRLKYNGRYFKGRGLSTDVIEASIFAYIDAVNKLEAVI is encoded by the coding sequence ATGACGGAAACTGTAAAAATTTTTGACACAACATTGCGCGACGGCGAACAGTCGCCCGGATGCACAATGAATTTGAAAGAAAAACTTCAGGTTGCGCGCCAACTCGAAAAACTCAACGCCGATATTATCGAGGCAGGCTTCGCGGCGTCCAGCAAGGGCGATTTCACGTCGATTGAGGAAATATCGAAAATCGTGACAAACGCGACCGTCGCAGGACTTTCGCGCCTTGTGGAAAACGACATCGACCTGTCGTTCGACGCGCTTAAAAATGCGCAAAATCCGCGTCTGCACCTGTTCATCGCAACATCTCCCATACATATGCAGTACAAACTCAAAATGTCGCCCGACGAGGTTTTGTCGAGCATTGAAAACTCGGTGAAATACGCAAAAACCAAGTTTTCCGACATTGAATTTTCTGCCGAGGACGCGACGCGCAGTGAATTTGACTTCCTTATCCGAGCGCTCAACACGGCGATAAAAGCAGGCGCAACGACCATAAATATCCCCGACACGGTGGGATATTCCACACCGCTCGAATTTTCCGCGTTTATATCAAAAATCCTTGAAAACATTGTTTCGCCCGAAAAAATCACCCTTTCGGTGCATTGCCACAACGACCTCGGTCTTGCGACGGCAAACTCTCTCGCGGCGGTGAAATCGGGCGCGCGACAGGTGGAATGTACCATAAACGGCATAGGCGAGCGCGCCGGCAACGCGGCTATGGAGGAAATCGTTATGGCATTAAACGTCCGCAACAATTTCTACAACGCGAAAACGGGCATAAACACGCAGTTTATCGTGCCGTCGTCGCGCACGGTCAGCGCGGTTACAGGCTCGGTCGTTCAGCCGAACAAGGCAATCGTCGGCAAAAACGCGTTTCTGCACGAGGCAGGCATACATCAGCACGGCGTGATGGAAAACAAGGCGACCTACGAAATTATGACTCCCGAAGAAGTCGGCTACAAGGAACAACAGCTTATTCTCGGCAAACATTCCGGCAGGCACGCGTTTGAAAACTGGCTCGCCGAGAACAATCACGTTGTGACAAAAGAGGAAGAAAAGGAACTTTTCAAAAAATTCAAGCAGTTGTGCGACAAGAAAAAAACCATCACCGAGCGCGATTTGGAGGCGCTCGTTCAAAATAAAATTTCGGTCGGCGAGGAAAAATACAAGCTCAAGCGCTTTGTTATCAACGTCGGCAACACCATCACAAGCACCGCGGTTCTCACCGTTTCGGCCGGCGGAAAAGACGTTGAGGACGTTGCAATCGGCGACGGCCCTGTTGACGCGTCATTCAAGGCGATTGAGAAAATCGCAGGCGTTACGCCCGAGCTTGACGACTACAATATCCGCTCAATCACACAGGGCGTGGATTCGCTCGGCGAAGCGCTCGTCCGACTTAAATACAACGGCCGCTATTTCAAAGGCAGAGGATTGAGCACCGACGTTATCGAGGCGAGCATTTTTGCGTATATCGACGCTGTGAACAAGCTTGAGGCGGTGATTTAA
- the aroQ gene encoding type II 3-dehydroquinate dehydratase has translation MKIMVINGPNIDMLGIREPDIYGENTYANLLEMLKKYAEEKNIDIVPFQSNIEGEIVNAIHTAYFDGFDGIVINPAAYTHYSIAIADAIKAVDTPCVEVHLSNISARDEFRKISYTAQNCVGQIAGFGFFGYKMAVDALIDRIKNYE, from the coding sequence ATGAAAATTATGGTAATCAACGGACCCAACATTGATATGCTCGGTATCCGCGAGCCTGACATTTACGGCGAAAACACGTATGCAAACCTTTTGGAGATGTTAAAGAAATACGCGGAGGAGAAAAATATTGACATTGTGCCGTTTCAGTCCAACATTGAGGGCGAAATCGTCAACGCGATACACACCGCGTATTTTGACGGCTTTGACGGAATTGTGATAAATCCCGCGGCATACACGCATTACAGCATTGCAATCGCGGACGCGATAAAGGCGGTGGACACGCCGTGCGTTGAGGTGCATTTGTCAAATATTTCGGCGCGCGACGAGTTCAGAAAAATTTCGTACACCGCGCAAAACTGCGTCGGACAAATTGCCGGATTTGGATTTTTCGGCTACAAAATGGCGGTTGACGCGCTTATAGACAGGATTAAAAACTATGAATAA
- a CDS encoding shikimate kinase translates to MNNIYFIGMPGCGKTTLAKSASKEFSKEYTDLDEYIEQKLKMTIPEIFEKHGEDFFRKCESECLSEIAEKDGIFVAAGGGIVKNAKNIEIMKNSGKIVFIDTPPENILKNSALLNRPLLKDKTAIFKLYGERKDLYFSAADFVCVNTGSEDEAKEKIFEILRKIVK, encoded by the coding sequence ATGAATAATATTTATTTTATCGGTATGCCGGGGTGCGGAAAAACCACGCTCGCAAAATCGGCGTCGAAAGAATTTTCAAAAGAATACACCGACCTCGACGAATATATCGAACAAAAATTAAAAATGACAATTCCCGAAATTTTTGAAAAGCACGGCGAGGATTTTTTCAGAAAATGCGAGAGCGAATGCCTTTCGGAAATCGCGGAAAAAGACGGTATTTTCGTTGCGGCGGGCGGAGGAATTGTCAAAAACGCAAAAAACATTGAAATTATGAAAAACAGCGGAAAAATTGTGTTTATCGACACACCGCCCGAGAATATTTTGAAAAATTCCGCCCTTTTGAACCGTCCTCTTTTAAAGGATAAGACCGCGATTTTCAAGCTGTACGGCGAGCGGAAGGATTTGTATTTTTCCGCCGCGGATTTCGTGTGCGTCAATACCGGCAGTGAGGACGAGGCGAAAGAAAAAATTTTTGAAATTTTGAGGAAAATTGTTAAATGA
- the aroC gene encoding chorismate synthase — protein sequence MNIFGNNIKFSIFGESHGVAIGGIIDGIKPGTKLDFEKIDQMMKKRNHRAVYSTQRAEADKYEILSGVVDGITTGAPLAFEIRNADTKSGHYSELASVMRPSHADYGAYVKFKGFADHRGGGHFSGRITAPLTFAGAIFKNELEKKGIFIYPHILSIGNIRDKSFLEDDGASIGELGFFPVTSEKIKDEMLSYIESVRADKNSCGGIVEVAVCGVDAGFGNPFFGSVESEISKMMFSIPAVKGIEFGRGFDITHLTGFEANDNYYYDENKNVRVKKNNNGGIVGGITNGAPIIFRVAVKPTPSIFKTQDTINVKTKENTALTLEGRHDSCIVPRAAAAIEAATAMVIYDIIS from the coding sequence ATGAATATTTTCGGCAATAACATTAAATTTTCCATTTTCGGCGAGTCGCACGGCGTTGCAATCGGCGGAATTATCGACGGAATAAAGCCCGGCACAAAGCTGGATTTTGAGAAAATAGACCAGATGATGAAAAAACGCAACCACCGCGCGGTATACTCCACACAGCGCGCCGAGGCGGACAAATACGAAATTCTGTCGGGCGTTGTTGACGGCATAACGACGGGTGCGCCTCTTGCGTTTGAAATCCGCAACGCCGACACAAAAAGCGGTCACTATTCCGAGCTTGCAAGCGTTATGCGTCCGTCCCACGCGGACTACGGCGCATATGTGAAGTTTAAAGGCTTTGCCGACCACCGAGGCGGCGGACATTTTTCGGGCAGAATTACCGCGCCCCTCACCTTTGCCGGCGCGATTTTCAAAAATGAACTTGAAAAAAAGGGAATTTTTATTTATCCGCACATTCTTTCAATCGGAAATATCCGCGACAAAAGTTTTTTGGAAGATGACGGAGCATCTATCGGCGAGCTCGGATTTTTCCCCGTAACAAGCGAAAAAATCAAGGACGAAATGCTGTCGTACATCGAGAGCGTGCGCGCGGACAAAAACTCGTGCGGAGGTATCGTCGAGGTTGCGGTGTGCGGTGTTGACGCAGGGTTCGGCAACCCGTTTTTCGGCTCGGTTGAGAGCGAAATTTCAAAAATGATGTTCTCAATTCCGGCGGTCAAGGGCATTGAATTCGGCAGAGGCTTTGACATCACGCACCTTACGGGATTTGAGGCAAACGACAATTATTACTACGACGAAAACAAAAACGTGCGCGTTAAAAAGAACAACAACGGCGGAATTGTCGGCGGAATTACAAACGGCGCGCCGATAATTTTCAGAGTTGCGGTAAAACCCACGCCGTCGATTTTCAAAACGCAGGACACGATTAACGTTAAAACCAAAGAAAACACCGCGCTCACGCTGGAGGGACGCCACGATTCGTGCATTGTTCCGCGCGCGGCTGCGGCAATCGAGGCGGCAACGGCTATGGTCATTTACGATATTATCAGCTAA
- the pheA gene encoding prephenate dehydratase, producing the protein MDKLDEYRQNIDKIDKEMVRLFEERMKNAQNIGKYKEEHGLPVLNAGREKAVIEKAAANLKDKNLAPYTEDFFENMMRISRKYQADNAGHAVKIAYFGIEGSFTYEAVLKYSENLLSVKPVGCATTEDVFRLLLNDGADLAVIPFENSTTGAVVDVYDLLCKYDFYIKDEIFLKVSQHLMAKKGVKKDEIKTVYSHPQAISQCKKFIDFNGYNAIPYLNTALSAKFVSESEKTDIAALAGESAAKIYNLDILAANVNTDLDNYTKFIVLSKKFDKNENADNNSAVVSLDDKTGMLYKLIKIFKDEGINLTKIESRPDHKNPFEYMFFIDFDGNIDDENVKNAVDKAKEFAKAFKYLGNYKRRSVHS; encoded by the coding sequence ATGGACAAGCTTGACGAATACAGACAAAATATCGACAAAATCGACAAGGAAATGGTGCGTCTTTTTGAAGAGCGTATGAAAAACGCGCAGAATATCGGAAAATATAAAGAGGAGCACGGCTTGCCCGTCCTTAATGCAGGCAGAGAAAAAGCCGTAATCGAAAAGGCGGCGGCGAATTTGAAAGATAAAAATCTCGCGCCGTACACCGAGGATTTTTTTGAAAATATGATGCGCATAAGCCGAAAATATCAGGCGGACAACGCAGGTCACGCGGTGAAAATCGCGTATTTCGGCATTGAGGGGAGCTTTACATACGAGGCGGTTTTAAAATATTCCGAAAATCTTTTGTCGGTAAAACCCGTCGGCTGTGCCACCACCGAGGATGTTTTCCGTCTGCTTTTAAACGACGGCGCCGACCTTGCGGTAATTCCGTTTGAAAATTCCACCACAGGCGCGGTTGTGGACGTTTACGACCTTTTGTGCAAGTACGATTTCTACATCAAGGACGAAATTTTCCTGAAAGTTTCACAGCATCTTATGGCGAAAAAAGGCGTGAAAAAAGACGAAATTAAAACGGTTTACTCCCATCCGCAGGCAATTTCGCAGTGCAAAAAATTTATAGATTTCAACGGATATAACGCCATTCCCTACCTTAACACCGCGCTTTCGGCAAAATTTGTGAGCGAGAGCGAAAAGACCGACATTGCGGCGCTGGCAGGCGAGAGCGCGGCGAAAATTTACAATCTCGACATTCTTGCCGCGAACGTAAACACCGACCTTGACAACTACACGAAATTTATCGTGCTTTCAAAAAAGTTTGACAAAAACGAAAACGCCGACAATAACAGCGCGGTTGTGTCGCTGGACGACAAAACGGGTATGCTTTACAAACTTATCAAAATTTTTAAAGACGAGGGCATAAATCTTACAAAAATCGAGTCGCGCCCCGACCACAAAAACCCGTTTGAATATATGTTTTTCATTGATTTTGACGGAAATATCGACGACGAAAACGTAAAAAACGCGGTGGACAAGGCGAAAGAATTTGCAAAAGCGTTCAAATATCTCGGAAACTACAAAAGAAGGAGCGTTCATTCGTGA